A section of the Papio anubis isolate 15944 chromosome 2, Panubis1.0, whole genome shotgun sequence genome encodes:
- the RBM15B gene encoding putative RNA-binding protein 15B, whose translation MKRQSERDSSPSGRGSSSSAKRPREREREAEAGGRRAAHKASGGAKHPVPARARDKPRGSGSGGGGHRDGRGTGDANHRASSGRSSGSGAGSGGRGGKASGDPGASGLSPRASPLPPPPPPPGAEPAGPGSSAAAPEYKTLLISSLSPALPAEHLEDRLFHQFKRFGEISLRLSHTPELGRVAYVNFRHPQDAREARQHALARQLLLYDRPLKVEPVYLRGGGGSSRRSSSSSAAASTPPPGPPAPTDPLGYLPLHGGYQYKQRSLSPVAAPPLREPRARHAAAAFALDAAAAAAVGLSRERALDYYGLYDDRGRPYGYPTVCEEDLMPEDDQRATRNLFIGNLDHSVSEVELRRAFEKYGIIEEVVIKRPARGQGGAYAFLKFQNLDMAHRAKVAMSGRVIGRNPIKIGYGKANPTTRLWVGGLGPNTSLAALAREFDRFGSIRTIDHVKGDSFAYIQYESLDAAQAACAKMRGFPLGGPDRRLRVDFAKAEETRYPQQYQPSPLPVHYELLTDGYTRHRNLDTDLVRDRTPPHLLYSDRDRTFLEGDWTSPSKSSDRRNSLEGYSRSVRSRSGERWGGDGDRGLPKPWEERRKRRSLSSDRGRTTHSPYEERSRTKGSGQQSERGSDRTPERSRKENHSSEGTKESSSNSLSNSRHGAEERGHHHHHHEAADSSHGKKTRDSERNHRPTEAEPKPLEEPKHETKKLKNLSEYAQTLQLGWNGLLVLKNSCFPTSMHILEGDQGVISSLLKDHTSGSKLTQLKIAQRLRLDQPKLDEVTRRIKQGSPNGYAVLLATQATPSGLGTEGMPTVEPGLQRRLLRNLVSYLKQKQAAGVISLPVGGSKGRDGTGMLYAFPPCDFSQQYLQSALRTLGKLEEEHMVIVIVRDTA comes from the coding sequence ATGAAGCGGCAGAGCGAGCGAGACTCTAGCCCGAGCGGGCGCGGCTCGTCATCGTCGGCCAAGCGTCCGCGGGAGCGCGaacgggaggcggaggcgggcgggcggcgggcggcgcaCAAGGCCTCTGGCGGCGCCAAGCACCCGGTTCCAGCGCGGGCCCGCGACAAACCCCGCGGCAGCGGAAGCGGCGGGGGCGGGCATCGCGACGGCCGCGGCACCGGGGACGCGAATCACCGCGCGAGTAGCGGGCGCTCCTCGGGCTCCGGCGCTGGCAGCGGGGGACGCGGCGGCAAGGCCTCGGGGGACCCGGGCGCCTCCGGCTTGTCGCCCCGCGCGTCTCCTCTGCCGCCGCCTCCGCCACCGCCTGGGGCCGAGCCCGCGGGTCCCGGCTCATCCGCAGCCGCGCCTGAGTACAAGACGCTGCTCATCAGCAGCCTGAGCCCCGCGCTGCCTGCCGAGCACCTCGAAGACCGGCTCTTCCACCAGTTCAAGCGCTTCGGCGAGATCAGCCTCCGCCTGTCGCACACGCCTGAGCTGGGCCGTGTGGCCTACGTGAACTTCCGGCACCCACAAGACGCGCGCGAGGCCCGCCAGCACGCCCTGGCCCGCCAGCTGCTGCTCTACGACCGCCCGCTCAAGGTAGAGCCCGTGTACCtgcgcggcggcggcgggagcAGTCGGCGAAGTAGCAGCAGCAGCGCCGCCGCTTCCACGCCTCCCCCAGGGCCGCCCGCGCCCACCGACCCGCTCGGCTACCTCCCGCTGCACGGAGGCTACCAGTACAAGCAGCGCTCGCTGTCCCCCGTCGCTGCCCCGCCCCTGCGGGAGCCCCGCGCGCGCCACGCCGCCGCAGCCTTCGCCCTGGatgccgccgctgccgccgctgTGGGACTGTCCCGAGAGCGGGCCCTGGACTACTACGGGCTCTACGACGACCGTGGGCGCCCCTATGGCTACCCAACTGTGTGTGAGGAGGACCTGATGCCCGAGGACGACCAGCGGGCCACGCGCAACCTCTTCATTGGGAACCTGGACCACAGCGTATCTGAGGTGGAGCTGCGACGGGCCTTCGAGAAATATGGCATCATCGAGGAGGTGGTCATCAAGAGACCTGCCCGTGGCCAAGGTGGTGCCTATGCCTTCCTCAAGTTCCAGAACCTGGACATGGCCCATAGGGCTAAGGTGGCCATGTCGGGCCGAGTGATTGGTCGCAACCCCATTAAGATAGGCTATGGCAAGGCCAACCCCACCACTCGTCTCTGGGTGGGTGGCCTGGGACCTAACACCTCACTGGCAGCTCTGGCCCGGGAGTTTGACCGCTTTGGGAGCATTCGAACCATTGATCACGTCAAAGGAGATAGCTTTGCCTATATCCAGTACGAGAGCTTGGATGCAGCCCAGGCCGCCTGTGCTAAAATGAGGGGTTTTCCCTTGGGTGGACCAGACCGCAGGCTCCGCGTGGATTTTGCCAAAGCAGAGGAGACTCGGTACCCCCAGCAGTACCAGCCCTCACCACTCCCTGTGCATTATGAGCTGCTGACAGATGGATACACCCGGCACCGCAACCTGGACACCGACCTGGTGCGGGACAGGACGCCCCCACACCTTCTGTACTCAGACCGAGACCGGACTTTTTTGGAAGGGGACTGGACCAGCCCCAGTAAAAGCTCTGACCGCCGAAACAGCCTTGAGGGCTACAGTCGCTCAGTGCGCAGCCGGAGTGGTGAGCGTTGGGGGGGAGATGGGGACCGTGGTTTGCCCAAGCCCTGGGAAGAGAGGCGGAAACGGAGGAGCCTTTCGAGTGACCGTGGGAGGACAACCCACTCCCCTTATGAGGAACGGAGCAGGACCAAGGGCAGTGGGCAGCAGTCAGAGCGGGGCTCCGACCGCACCCCTGAGCGCAGCCGCAAGGAGAACCACTCCAGTGAAGGGACCAAGGAGTCCAGCAGCAACTCCCTCAGCAACAGCAGACACGGGGCTGAGGAACggggccaccaccaccaccaccacgagGCTGCAGACTCTTCCCATGGGAAGAAGACAAGAGACAGCGAGCGCAATCACCGGCCCACGGAGGCCGAGCCCAAGCCTCTTGAAGAGCCAAAACATGAGACCAAAAAGCTGAAGAATCTTTCAGAGTATGCTCAGACACTACAGCTGGGTTGGAATGGGCTTCTGGTGTTGAAAAACAGCTGCTTTCCCACGTCTATGCACATCCTAGAGGGGGATCAGGGGGTAATCAGCAGTCTGCTCAAAGACCACACTTCTGGGAGCAAGCTGACCCAGCTGAAGATCGCCCAGCGCCTTCGACTGGACCAGCCCAAGCTCGATGAGGTCACACGACGCATCAAGCAGGGGAGCCCCAATGGCTATGCGGTCCTCTTAGCCACCCAGGCAACCCCCAGTGGGCTTGGCACTGAAGGGATGCCCACAGTGGAGCCAGGTCTGCAGAGGCGGCTTCTCAGGAACCTGGTCTCCTACTTGAAACAGAAGCAGGCCGCAGGGGTGATCAGCCTGCCAGTGGGGGGGTCCAAGGGCAGAGATGGCACAGGCATGCTCTACGCCTTCCCACCCTGCGACTTTTCCCAGCAGTACCTCCAGTCAGCACTAAGGACATTGGGCAAACTAGAAGAAGAACACATGGTGATAGTCATCGTCAGAGACACTGCCTAG
- the MANF gene encoding LOW QUALITY PROTEIN: mesencephalic astrocyte-derived neurotrophic factor (The sequence of the model RefSeq protein was modified relative to this genomic sequence to represent the inferred CDS: inserted 1 base in 1 codon): MEMWRVGGRGGXPRQWGATARGRDLEAARRGGCGLVGRRRQQRRRRRRRRRMWATQGLAVALALSVLPGGRALRPGDCEVCISYLGRFYQDLKDRDVTFSPATIENELIKFCREARGKENRLCYYIGATDDAATKIINEVSKPLAHHIPVEKICEKLKKKDSQICELKYDKQIDLSTVDLKKLRVKELKKILDDWGETCKGCAEKSDYIRKINELMPKYAPKAASARTDL, encoded by the exons ATGGAGATGTGGCGTGTGGGAGGGCGCGGAG CCCCCCGCCAATGGGGAGCTACGGCGCGCGGCCGGGACTTGGAGGCGGCGCGGCGCGGCGGGTGCGGTTTAGTCGGtcggcggcggcagcagcggaggaggaggaggaggaggaggaggatgtgggCTACGCAGGGGCTGGCGGTGGCGCTGGCTCTGAGCGTGCTGCCGGGCGGCCGGGCGCTGCGGCCAGGCGACTGCGAAG TTTGTATTTCTTATCTGGGAAGATTTTACCAGGACCTCAAGGACAGAGATGTCACATTCTCACCAGCCACTATTGAAAACGAGCTTATAAAGTTCTGCCGAGAAGCAAGAGGCAAAGAGAATCGGTTG TGCTACTATATCGGGGCCACAGATGATGCAGCCACCAAAATCATCAATGAGGTATCAAAGCCTCTGGCCCACCACATCCCTGTGGAGAAGATCTGTGAGAAGCTTAAGAAGAAGGACAGCCAGATCTGTGAGCTAAAGTATG ACAAGCAGATCGACCTGAGCACAGTGGACCTGAAGAAGCTCCGAGTTAAAGAGCTGAAGAAGATTCTGGATGACTGGGGGGAGACATGCAAAGGCTGTGCAGAAAAGTCTGACTACATCCGGAAGATAAATGAACTGATGCCTAAATATGCCCCCAAGGCAGCCAGTGCACGGACTGATTTGTAG